The following proteins come from a genomic window of Streptomyces liliiviolaceus:
- a CDS encoding glycosyl hydrolase 115 family protein, with the protein MSGGVSRRAVLGAGAGAGLLGLSGAGTAWAEGVPQAAADTASDPGAYISFSPEPGAFRLVGAPVVVSADDHPGVVRVAGDLRDDIERVTGVRPGDSVAREVVLVGTVGRSALIDGLVAAGKLDVDGIRGRWETSLQTVVERPMPGVERAFVIAGSDQRGTIFGAYDVSYGIGVSPWYWWDDVRPVRRSEVYVRRGRFSQGTPAVKYRGVFINDENPALGTWAPGYFGPGKAPGHPGGFTADFYAKVFEVLLRLKANYLWPAVWGRAFAEDDPENHARATAYGIVMGTSHEAPMMRGIEEWNRHAVPAVRDSAGNIVTPGRDPYGGTGEWSFRRNAEAVKAYWRDGIRRMADQGFEGVVTLGMRGNGDTSLPDGDGIELMREIIATQRSIIEDVTGRAAAETPQVWTLYKEVQRYWDRGLRAPDDVTVVLTDDNWGNIRKHPDQGEGEGEGEEGTGKGVRGGGYGLYYHFDYVGVGRNYKWVDTASLPNLWDQLHQAAAYGNRELWVTNVGDLKGNELPTEFFLDYAWDPGRWPLERLGEWERRYARQNFGDAHGQAAAIASVLAAYGRLQSRRKPELLNRRITLVDGRVVYDDQETPFHFGHRELERVTEEWQRLGEEAARIGRRLPAADQDAWFELVGYEVAATANLYGLRAAEFTNLLYAGQGRAATNGLAAEAEAGLARDLALAERFNARVAGGKWRGFQTQPHIGYGDVERYGPNAPWQQPERDNVALPDEIFPAVRRIEVPAGAELGVAVDGVEGWWPGGGGPGAASDSGSGACSGAGSGAGSAVLPVFSPYQTRPDQYIEVFNRGRTAFDYRITSSVPWLVVDRPRGRVQEQVRAVLTVDWAKAPRGRTEASVTVAGAGESVQVGVIAEQPSVRVARGLRGFVEAGGYVAVDAEHFTRSVGAWRRIDGIGRTGAGVTPWPVTAPGWTPVLGGSSPRLEYEVSLLSEGAVTVWVYLSPRNPALATGAGLRYGVSFDGDAPQIVDIHAATGADDGLMNMEWARNTSDNVNRTSTRHTIGAGAEVGAAGVHRLVFWAVDPTVVVQRLVIDTGGLTATYLGPRESWRVR; encoded by the coding sequence ATGTCCGGAGGGGTCAGTCGTAGAGCCGTGCTCGGGGCCGGGGCGGGGGCCGGGTTGCTGGGGTTGTCGGGGGCCGGGACCGCGTGGGCGGAGGGTGTGCCGCAGGCCGCTGCCGATACCGCTTCGGACCCGGGCGCGTACATCTCCTTCTCCCCGGAGCCCGGAGCCTTCCGGCTCGTCGGCGCCCCGGTCGTCGTCAGCGCGGACGATCACCCCGGAGTCGTACGGGTGGCCGGTGACCTGCGGGACGACATCGAGCGGGTCACGGGGGTGCGGCCGGGGGACTCGGTCGCGCGCGAGGTGGTCCTGGTGGGGACGGTCGGGCGCAGTGCGCTGATCGACGGGCTGGTCGCGGCCGGGAAGCTCGACGTCGACGGGATCCGCGGCCGGTGGGAGACCTCGTTGCAGACCGTGGTCGAACGCCCGATGCCCGGGGTGGAGCGGGCGTTCGTGATCGCCGGCAGCGACCAGCGCGGCACGATCTTCGGGGCGTACGACGTCTCGTACGGGATCGGGGTCTCGCCCTGGTACTGGTGGGACGACGTGCGGCCGGTGCGGCGGAGCGAGGTGTACGTGCGGCGGGGGCGCTTCAGCCAGGGCACGCCGGCCGTGAAGTACCGGGGTGTCTTCATCAACGACGAGAATCCGGCGCTGGGGACCTGGGCGCCCGGGTACTTCGGGCCGGGGAAGGCTCCCGGTCACCCCGGCGGCTTCACCGCGGACTTCTACGCGAAGGTCTTCGAGGTCCTGCTGCGGCTGAAGGCGAACTATCTGTGGCCGGCGGTGTGGGGGCGGGCGTTCGCGGAGGACGACCCGGAGAACCACGCGCGGGCGACGGCGTACGGGATTGTCATGGGCACGTCTCATGAGGCGCCGATGATGCGGGGTATCGAGGAGTGGAACCGGCATGCCGTGCCGGCCGTGCGCGACAGCGCGGGGAACATCGTGACGCCGGGGCGGGACCCGTACGGCGGCACCGGCGAGTGGTCGTTCCGGCGGAACGCGGAGGCCGTCAAGGCGTACTGGCGTGACGGCATCCGGCGGATGGCCGACCAGGGCTTCGAGGGGGTCGTCACCCTCGGTATGCGGGGCAACGGCGACACCAGCCTGCCGGACGGCGACGGCATCGAGCTGATGCGGGAGATCATCGCGACGCAGCGGTCGATCATCGAGGACGTCACCGGCCGGGCCGCCGCCGAGACCCCGCAGGTCTGGACGCTCTACAAGGAGGTCCAGCGGTACTGGGACCGCGGGCTGCGGGCGCCGGACGACGTGACCGTCGTGCTGACGGACGACAACTGGGGCAACATCCGCAAGCATCCCGATCAGGGGGAGGGGGAGGGGGAGGGGGAGGAGGGCACAGGGAAGGGGGTGCGGGGTGGGGGTTACGGCCTGTATTACCACTTCGACTACGTGGGCGTTGGCCGCAACTACAAGTGGGTGGACACCGCCTCGCTGCCGAACCTGTGGGATCAGCTCCACCAGGCCGCCGCGTACGGGAACCGGGAGCTGTGGGTCACGAACGTCGGCGATCTGAAGGGCAACGAGCTGCCGACGGAGTTCTTCCTCGACTACGCGTGGGACCCGGGGCGATGGCCGCTGGAGCGGCTGGGGGAGTGGGAGCGGCGGTACGCGCGGCAGAACTTCGGTGACGCGCACGGGCAGGCGGCGGCGATCGCGTCCGTGCTCGCGGCGTACGGGCGGCTCCAGTCGCGGCGCAAGCCCGAGCTGCTGAACCGCCGGATCACGCTGGTGGACGGGCGGGTCGTGTACGACGACCAGGAGACGCCGTTCCACTTCGGCCACCGTGAACTGGAGCGGGTCACCGAGGAGTGGCAACGGCTCGGCGAGGAGGCGGCGCGGATCGGCCGACGGCTGCCGGCCGCGGACCAGGACGCGTGGTTCGAGCTGGTCGGGTACGAGGTGGCGGCGACGGCCAACCTGTACGGGCTGCGGGCGGCCGAGTTCACGAACCTGTTGTACGCCGGGCAGGGGCGGGCCGCGACGAACGGCCTCGCGGCCGAGGCGGAGGCGGGGCTCGCCCGGGATCTCGCGCTCGCCGAACGCTTCAACGCGCGGGTGGCGGGCGGCAAATGGCGGGGCTTCCAGACCCAGCCGCACATCGGGTACGGGGATGTGGAGCGCTACGGCCCGAACGCGCCCTGGCAGCAGCCCGAGCGGGACAACGTGGCACTGCCGGACGAGATCTTCCCGGCGGTGCGGCGGATCGAGGTGCCGGCGGGGGCGGAGCTGGGGGTGGCGGTGGACGGGGTGGAGGGGTGGTGGCCGGGGGGAGGAGGCCCGGGCGCGGCTTCGGATTCGGGTTCGGGTGCGTGTTCGGGTGCGGGTTCGGGTGCGGGTTCGGCTGTGTTGCCGGTGTTCAGTCCGTATCAGACGCGGCCCGATCAGTACATCGAGGTGTTCAACCGGGGGCGTACGGCCTTCGACTACCGGATCACGTCGTCCGTGCCGTGGCTCGTGGTCGACCGGCCGCGCGGGCGGGTCCAGGAGCAGGTACGGGCGGTGCTGACGGTGGACTGGGCGAAGGCTCCGCGGGGGCGGACGGAGGCGTCGGTGACCGTGGCGGGGGCGGGGGAGTCGGTGCAGGTCGGGGTGATCGCGGAGCAGCCGTCGGTACGGGTGGCGCGCGGGCTGCGGGGGTTCGTGGAGGCGGGCGGTTACGTCGCCGTCGACGCCGAGCACTTCACGCGCTCGGTGGGGGCGTGGCGGCGTATCGACGGGATCGGGCGTACGGGGGCGGGCGTGACGCCGTGGCCGGTGACGGCTCCCGGATGGACACCGGTTCTGGGAGGTTCGTCACCGCGGCTTGAGTACGAGGTGAGTCTGCTGTCGGAAGGGGCGGTCACCGTGTGGGTGTACTTGTCGCCGCGGAATCCGGCGTTGGCCACGGGTGCCGGGCTGCGGTACGGGGTCTCGTTCGACGGGGACGCGCCGCAGATCGTCGACATCCACGCGGCGACCGGGGCCGACGACGGGCTGATGAATATGGAGTGGGCCCGCAACACATCGGACAACGTCAATCGCACGTCTACGCGCCACACGATCGGGGCCGGGGCCGAGGTCGGGGCTGCGGGGGTGCACCGGCTCGTGTTCTGGGCGGTCGATCCGACGGTGGTGGTGCAGCGGCTGGTGATCGACACGGGTGGGTTGACGGCGACGTATCTGGGGCCGCGGGAGAGTTGGCGCGTGCGCTGA
- a CDS encoding MarR family winged helix-turn-helix transcriptional regulator, translated as MINPTPPTTARDGHLSYAIFVLARTHRGHAAAMLRAMNLHPGQELLLMQLFDRDEQTQSELLEGVGLDHSTVSKSLRRMQEAGLLTREPSAHDRRVLVVRLTDAGRALRAPITEMWRTLEEISVRELTAEQIEAFTTTAYTIEQSIKDHGGQD; from the coding sequence ATGATCAACCCCACCCCCCCGACCACGGCCCGCGACGGCCACCTCAGCTACGCGATCTTCGTACTCGCCCGCACCCACCGCGGCCACGCCGCAGCCATGCTCCGCGCCATGAACCTGCATCCCGGTCAGGAACTGCTCCTGATGCAGCTCTTCGACCGCGACGAGCAGACCCAGTCCGAACTCCTGGAGGGCGTCGGCCTCGACCACTCCACCGTCTCCAAGTCGCTGCGCCGCATGCAGGAGGCCGGGCTCCTCACCCGGGAACCGTCCGCCCACGACCGACGCGTCCTGGTCGTCCGCCTGACCGACGCCGGCCGCGCCCTGCGCGCCCCCATCACCGAGATGTGGCGAACCCTGGAGGAGATCTCCGTCCGAGAACTGACAGCGGAGCAGATCGAGGCATTCACCACGACCGCGTACACCATCGAACAGTCGATCAAGGACCACGGCGGCCAGGACTGA
- a CDS encoding NADP-dependent oxidoreductase codes for MKAIVFDAFGGTEVLHETEVEVPQPGPGQVRVQVKAVGVNPVDGKIRSGIMEAIFPTTLPAIPGGEIAGVVDAVGEAVDQFKVGDEVLGWSDTGSYAQYALADATVLAPKPAALDWTQAAALPVASDGAERVLDLLDIKAGETLLIHGASGALGTIAVQLAVARGAHVIGTAGPTNQDYVRSLGATALTYGDNLVERVRAVAPNSVDAVFDAAGKGALEDSITLRGGTDRIVTTADFRARELGIVFAEGPQRRSATRLAELARMAADGDLTVTVGTTYPLADAAKAQQTSDAGHGRGKLVLTVA; via the coding sequence ATGAAGGCCATCGTTTTCGACGCGTTCGGCGGCACCGAGGTCCTGCACGAGACCGAGGTCGAGGTGCCCCAGCCGGGGCCCGGCCAGGTCCGCGTCCAGGTCAAGGCCGTGGGCGTCAACCCGGTGGACGGAAAGATCCGCTCCGGGATCATGGAAGCCATCTTCCCCACCACGCTGCCCGCCATCCCCGGCGGCGAGATCGCCGGAGTCGTCGACGCCGTGGGTGAGGCTGTCGACCAGTTCAAGGTCGGCGACGAGGTGCTCGGCTGGTCCGACACCGGCTCCTACGCCCAGTACGCACTGGCCGACGCGACCGTCCTCGCCCCCAAGCCGGCTGCCCTGGACTGGACGCAGGCAGCCGCACTGCCCGTGGCGAGCGACGGCGCCGAGCGGGTCCTGGACCTCCTCGACATCAAGGCCGGCGAGACGCTGCTGATCCACGGCGCGTCCGGCGCGCTCGGCACCATCGCCGTGCAGCTCGCTGTCGCCCGCGGCGCCCACGTCATCGGCACCGCCGGCCCCACCAACCAGGACTACGTGCGCTCACTCGGCGCCACGGCCCTCACCTACGGAGACAACCTGGTCGAAAGAGTCCGCGCAGTCGCTCCCAACAGCGTGGACGCCGTCTTCGACGCCGCGGGCAAGGGCGCGCTGGAGGACTCCATCACCCTGCGCGGCGGCACCGACCGCATCGTCACCACGGCCGACTTCCGGGCCCGCGAACTGGGCATCGTCTTCGCCGAGGGCCCGCAGCGCCGCTCGGCCACCCGCCTCGCCGAACTCGCCCGCATGGCCGCCGACGGCGACCTGACCGTCACGGTCGGCACGACCTACCCGCTCGCCGACGCGGCCAAGGCCCAGCAGACGAGCGACGCGGGCCACGGCCGCGGAAAGCTCGTCCTCACAGTCGCCTGA